A single Sandaracinaceae bacterium DNA region contains:
- a CDS encoding NRDE family protein, with the protein MCTIVAIKGLHPEYGLVLAANRDEFHARPARPPEVLHEAPRVVAGLDVPSGGTWLGANAHGVFVALTNQRQYEGADDRLASRGLVVRRALEAGPLDAVDAFVEGLDARLTNSFNLFWGDATTLRVGYARRDRAPVAVETLGDGVWVLPNDRIGSLEFPKTQRALALTEPFVTAPWPVLAEGLARMLGDHEEPPLSAVPAPPTGAVFDHATLRRLQALCVHLPVYGTRSATLLALRPGRVAHHLFADGPPCVTPFEDRTELHS; encoded by the coding sequence GTGACGAGTTCCACGCCCGCCCCGCCCGACCGCCCGAGGTCCTGCACGAAGCGCCTCGGGTGGTGGCGGGGCTCGACGTGCCGAGCGGCGGCACCTGGCTCGGGGCGAACGCGCACGGCGTCTTCGTCGCGCTGACCAATCAGCGCCAGTACGAGGGCGCGGACGACCGCCTCGCCTCGCGTGGGCTGGTCGTGCGGCGCGCGCTCGAGGCCGGCCCGCTCGACGCGGTCGACGCCTTCGTGGAGGGCCTCGACGCCCGGCTCACCAACAGCTTCAACCTCTTCTGGGGTGACGCCACGACGCTCCGGGTCGGCTACGCCCGGCGCGATCGCGCCCCCGTCGCCGTCGAGACGCTGGGCGACGGGGTGTGGGTGCTGCCGAACGATCGCATCGGCTCGCTGGAGTTCCCGAAGACCCAGCGCGCGCTCGCCCTGACCGAGCCCTTCGTCACCGCGCCCTGGCCGGTCCTCGCCGAGGGGCTCGCGCGCATGCTCGGCGATCACGAGGAGCCGCCGCTCTCGGCGGTGCCCGCGCCACCGACGGGCGCCGTCTTCGATCACGCGACCCTGCGGCGTCTCCAGGCGCTCTGTGTACACTTGCCCGTGTACGGGACGCGGAGCGCGACGCTGCTCGCGCTTCGCCCGGGCCGGGTGGCCCATCACCTCTTCGCGGACGGCCCGCCCTGCGTCACGCCTTTCGAAGATCGAACGGAGCTTCACTCGTGA
- a CDS encoding thioredoxin family protein, translating to MRSALGLTLALAALMGCGEARAPSGLDADPWLPRTEAELDARIEEARAQARASDRLVLLDFVADWCEDCREVVRLSKRHPARSVIEERYVVVYVEVGRFDRHRPWIERFGIDRIATLVILDPESGERVAQTTLEPITGGQRGLTSAQLAQWYRDPS from the coding sequence ATGAGGAGCGCGCTGGGGCTGACACTGGCGCTCGCCGCGCTGATGGGATGCGGCGAGGCGCGCGCGCCCTCGGGCCTCGACGCCGACCCGTGGCTGCCCAGGACCGAGGCCGAGCTCGACGCCCGCATCGAAGAAGCGCGAGCGCAGGCCCGGGCCTCCGACCGCCTCGTGCTGCTCGACTTCGTCGCCGACTGGTGTGAGGACTGCCGCGAGGTCGTCCGCCTGAGCAAGCGACACCCGGCGCGCAGCGTGATCGAGGAGCGCTACGTGGTCGTCTACGTCGAGGTGGGCCGCTTCGATCGTCACCGCCCGTGGATCGAGCGCTTCGGCATCGACCGCATCGCGACGCTGGTGATCCTCGACCCAGAGAGCGGCGAGCGCGTGGCGCAGACGACGCTCGAGCCCATCACGGGCGGGCAACGTGGTCTCACGTCGGCCCAGCTCGCGCAGTGGTACCGCGACCCGAGCTGA